A window of Amaranthus tricolor cultivar Red isolate AtriRed21 chromosome 8, ASM2621246v1, whole genome shotgun sequence genomic DNA:
atttagtaAAATAACCAGCAATATCATTAGTGCCTTGGCCTGATAATCGAATATCCTTCTCCAATTGAAAAAGCATGGCACCACTTGCTTGACCATAACGGTCTTCAAGTTCTTTCCAAATATCATGAGCTGAATCTGAATAAAGAACACTTTCAGCTATTTCTTGAGATAAGACATTTAAAATCCATGATGTGACCATATCATTGCATCTCCTCCATTGACTATACTTGAAATCAGTTATACTGGGCTGAGAATTCGAATtgataaaaatcaatttgttCTTTGCCGACAAAGCTATTGACATTGATTTCTTCCAAGAACCAAAATTCGAACCATCAAAAGGTTTCgaaactaataataatccagGATGATCTGCAGGACGAAGGAAAAGAGGATCTGAATGATCAAAAGAACTCGAACCAGAATCTTGAGAACCAGAATCTTGATTCGTCATTGTGAGTGAGCAGTTGAATCAGATCGAAGCAAAAGAAGACACAGAAAAATGATTAGAGATGATGCATGCGTATGATATGAGAGGATATTGATAAGGATTCAgcaaagctctgataccatgttgattttgattgatgaagCTCAAAGACAGCAGAGAAAGAAAGAggggaagaaggagaagaagcaGTGAGAGAAAACAGAAAAGAATTGACctcctttctttttatttcaattaaacttaacaaaaacaaaataacaagAGAGTATGAGTATATATACTAgacataaagaaaaataagaaaatataaagcTAATTATGTCTAACATGTCTAACAGAagtgttgaaaaataaaatagaaaaaaaaaaaattttgaattatttattttcttattagaaGAAGGTTCTAATTGATTGATATTAATCAAAGTAATACATATTGTAATTGATACTAATTGATACCAATT
This region includes:
- the LOC130821651 gene encoding uncharacterized protein LOC130821651 — protein: MTNQDSGSQDSGSSSFDHSDPLFLRPADHPGLLLVSKPFDGSNFGSWKKSMSIALSAKNKLIFINSNSQPSITDFKYSQWRRCNDMVTSWILNVLSQEIAESVLYSDSAHDIWKELEDRYGQASGAMLFQLEKDIRLSGQGTNDIAGYFTKLKKNWDELNTLSSLPICSCGSAQAMQKFNEDQRLIQFLMGLNSD